Proteins from a genomic interval of Schistosoma mansoni strain Puerto Rico chromosome 6, complete genome:
- a CDS encoding venom allergen-like (VAL) 4 protein, whose protein sequence is MFKIVLVSCLLFLFTSLYVETKLSEGQRAIYNFHKKVRKDVKNCRIPGQPPAKNLTKLKWNKLLANKAKQQAKRCKYDSNDPNDFIIGDFESIGQNLADYPTIEGAMKDWLEEYKNYNFEKNQCNGDCKNYKQMVWNTTEEIGCGYEKCGKNYLIVCNYAPGDSEDRPYEAKPESKCNKSE, encoded by the exons ATGTTTAAGATTGTTCTAGTTAGctgtttattatttctattcacATCTTTATATGTGGAAACAAAGTTATCGGAAGGACAACGAGCAATCTATAATTTCCATAAAAAAGTTCGTAAAGATGTAAAAAATTGCAGGATACCTGGTCAACCTCCAGCTAAAAATCTAACAAAGTTG aAATGGAATAAACTATTAGCTAATAAAGCTAAACAACAAGCTAAACGATGTAAATATGATTCAAATGATCcaaatgattttattattgGGGATTTTGAATCAATTGGACAAAATTTAGCCGATTATCCAACAATTGAAGG TGCAATGAAAGATTGGTTAGAAGAgtataaaaattataattttgaaaAGAATCAATGTAATGGTGATTGTAAAAATTATAAACAG ATGGTTTGGAATACCACTGAAGAAATAGGCTGCGGTTATGAAAAATGTGGAAAGAACTATTTGATTGTTTGCAATTATGCACCAGG gGACTCTGAAGATAGACCATATGAAGCTAAACCAGAAAGTAAATGTAATAAATCAGAATAA